The following coding sequences lie in one Actinomyces capricornis genomic window:
- a CDS encoding RsmB/NOP family class I SAM-dependent RNA methyltransferase produces the protein MALEVLTRVGRDGAFANLALPPALDAAGLDSRDAALATALTYGTLRLQGRYDAIIALCLDRPLEGLDDVVLDLLRLGAHQLLGMRVPGHAAVSATVDLARRSAGHGAAGLVNAVLRRISAKDLGQWLAVLREQAADEVTALAQVESHPLWVVKDLRQALVAHGQPAEELAALLAADNADPEVVLCARPGLIAPERLAKEARLATGQEPTGGAVSPCAVILAGGDPGRIRAVRDARAAVEDEGSQLVALMAAQAPLEGRDERWLDLCAGPGGKAALLGALAAQRGAHLVANEITAHRADLVRSAVRALAPEVVEVRQDDGRVYGEQEPGRYDRVLVDAPCSGLGSLRRRPESRWRRSRGDVTELAQLQRELLTSALRAVRRGGLVAYVTCSPHALETELVVRDVLRRQEREGLGVEVLHAGDAATRIAPRPPAGAEREMLQLWPHLDGTDAMFCALLRVTSRADR, from the coding sequence GTGGCCCTGGAAGTGCTCACCCGGGTCGGGCGCGACGGCGCCTTCGCCAACCTCGCCCTGCCCCCGGCCCTGGACGCCGCCGGCCTGGACAGCAGGGATGCGGCCCTGGCCACGGCCCTGACCTACGGGACCCTCAGGCTCCAGGGCCGCTATGACGCGATCATCGCCCTGTGCCTGGACCGCCCGCTGGAGGGGCTCGACGACGTCGTGCTCGATCTTCTGCGGCTGGGGGCCCACCAGCTGCTGGGGATGCGGGTGCCCGGCCACGCCGCCGTCAGCGCCACGGTGGACCTGGCCCGCAGGTCCGCGGGCCATGGGGCGGCCGGCCTGGTCAATGCGGTGCTGCGCCGCATCAGCGCCAAGGACCTGGGCCAGTGGCTCGCCGTCCTGCGCGAACAGGCCGCCGATGAGGTCACCGCGCTGGCGCAGGTCGAGTCCCACCCGCTGTGGGTGGTCAAGGATCTGCGCCAGGCACTGGTGGCCCATGGCCAGCCCGCTGAGGAGCTCGCCGCGCTCCTGGCGGCCGACAATGCCGACCCCGAGGTGGTGCTGTGCGCCCGCCCCGGGCTCATCGCTCCCGAGCGCCTGGCCAAGGAAGCGCGCCTGGCCACCGGGCAGGAGCCCACCGGCGGCGCGGTCAGCCCCTGCGCCGTCATCCTGGCTGGGGGAGACCCCGGCCGGATCCGTGCGGTCCGGGACGCGCGCGCCGCCGTGGAGGACGAGGGCAGCCAGCTGGTGGCCCTCATGGCCGCGCAGGCCCCCCTTGAGGGCCGCGACGAGCGCTGGCTCGACCTGTGCGCGGGACCCGGCGGCAAGGCCGCGCTCCTGGGGGCCCTGGCCGCCCAGCGCGGGGCCCATCTGGTGGCCAATGAGATCACCGCCCACCGGGCCGACCTGGTGCGCTCGGCCGTGCGCGCCCTTGCCCCCGAGGTGGTGGAGGTCCGTCAGGACGATGGACGCGTCTACGGCGAGCAGGAGCCGGGCCGCTACGACCGGGTGCTGGTCGATGCCCCGTGCTCGGGCCTGGGCTCCCTGCGCCGTCGTCCCGAGTCCCGCTGGCGGCGCAGCCGCGGGGACGTCACCGAGCTGGCGCAGCTGCAGCGCGAGCTGCTGACCAGTGCGCTCAGGGCGGTGCGCCGCGGGGGATTGGTGGCCTACGTCACCTGCTCCCCGCATGCCCTGGAGACCGAGCTGGTCGTGCGCGATGTCCTTCGCCGCCAGGAGCGCGAGGGGCTCGGAGTCGAGGTGCTGCACGCCGGGGACGCCGCCACCCGCATCGCCCCGCGCCCCCCGGCCGGCGCCGAGCGGGAGATGCTGCAGCTGTGGCCCCATCTCGACGGCACCGACGCGATGTTCTGCGCCCTGCTGCGGGTCACCTCCCGAGCGGATCGCTGA
- the rpe gene encoding ribulose-phosphate 3-epimerase codes for MTTPATAPAAAIHPSILNCDIAHLAEELARIEGADGVHVDVMDNHFVPNLSWGLPVVEAVVAHTSLPVDAHLMIEDPDRWGPAYAEAGCQIVTAHSEALVAPVRLARELHRLGAGAGIALRPSTPLEAVEDVLGEFDLLLIMTVEPGFGGQAFIESMLPKIERARRLVGRRGLELRIQVDGGISAGTIERAAQAGAEVFVAGSAVYGAQDALAAIEQLRALARAHAH; via the coding sequence ATGACCACCCCCGCCACCGCCCCGGCAGCCGCCATCCACCCCTCCATCCTCAACTGCGACATCGCCCACCTGGCCGAGGAGCTGGCGCGCATCGAGGGCGCCGACGGCGTGCACGTCGATGTCATGGACAACCACTTCGTGCCCAACCTCTCCTGGGGCCTGCCGGTGGTCGAGGCGGTGGTGGCCCACACCTCGCTGCCCGTGGACGCCCACCTCATGATCGAGGACCCCGACCGCTGGGGGCCGGCCTACGCCGAGGCCGGCTGCCAGATCGTCACCGCCCACAGCGAGGCCCTCGTCGCCCCGGTGCGCCTGGCCCGCGAGCTGCACCGCCTGGGCGCGGGGGCGGGGATCGCCCTGCGCCCCTCCACGCCCCTGGAGGCCGTGGAGGACGTCCTAGGGGAGTTCGACCTGCTGCTCATCATGACCGTCGAGCCGGGCTTCGGCGGCCAGGCCTTCATCGAGTCCATGCTGCCCAAGATCGAGCGCGCCCGGCGCCTGGTGGGCAGGCGCGGGCTGGAGCTGCGCATCCAGGTCGACGGCGGGATCTCGGCCGGCACCATCGAGCGCGCCGCCCAGGCCGGGGCCGAGGTCTTCGTCGCCGGCTCAGCGGTCTACGGGGCCCAGGACGCCCTGGCCGCCATCGAGCAGCTGCGGGCCCTGGCCCGGGCGCATGCGCACTGA
- a CDS encoding ATP-binding protein, whose product MTLSRILIANRGEIALRVVRTVRDLGATSILPYTPEDLMSPAAELADEAHALPEGSSYTDAQAVLALAQATGADAIHPGYGFLAEDAAFAQSVIDAGITWVGPSPAAMEALGDKMSARRTAQAAGVDPVPGITDSVTQTSTITDFAARHGYPVALKRTDGGGGRGITVLHSDEEVATTPALASAAAGGGTLILERFVTAARHIETQCARDAHGGFAVVSTRDCTLQRRNQKLLEEAPAPFLPEGLNERLVEASRRLMETVDYVGVATCEFLLTPEGDLWFLEVNPRLQVEHCVSEEVTGTDLVEVQLRLAEGGPLGRIDPVRGHSIEMRITCEDPTRHLAPSTGVISRLRWPAGPGIRIESGVTEGDVVTPMFDPMLAKIVVTGATRDQALARARRALAETVVEGVTVCAGLHAHVLTQEAFTRSDEAGALAVTTRWIENEVLPELAAGATAGQEAPGEQDGEEAALPEPSPRTRSSYIIELNGRRMQLTLPDGILAPTHYGHDFVSRSRRTQPLRGRSGAGPGRSARAGATGTGSSGGDAGGEPGVIAAPMQSIVTRICTEPGAQVVQGDLLVVLESMKMENYVHAPHDGRITDIPVSAGRTVTAGDVLVRMTAPETTQEA is encoded by the coding sequence GTGACCCTCTCCCGCATCCTCATCGCCAACCGCGGTGAGATCGCACTGCGCGTCGTGCGCACAGTCCGCGACCTCGGGGCGACCTCGATCCTGCCCTACACCCCTGAGGACCTCATGAGTCCCGCCGCGGAGCTGGCCGACGAGGCCCACGCCCTGCCCGAGGGCTCCTCCTACACCGACGCCCAGGCGGTCCTGGCACTGGCGCAGGCCACCGGCGCCGACGCCATCCACCCCGGCTACGGCTTCCTGGCCGAGGACGCGGCCTTCGCCCAGTCCGTCATCGACGCCGGCATCACCTGGGTGGGACCCTCGCCCGCGGCCATGGAGGCCCTGGGGGACAAGATGAGCGCCCGGCGCACCGCCCAGGCCGCCGGCGTCGACCCCGTTCCCGGTATCACCGACTCGGTCACCCAGACCTCCACCATCACCGACTTCGCGGCGCGCCACGGCTACCCCGTGGCCCTCAAGCGCACCGACGGCGGCGGCGGGCGCGGCATCACCGTGCTGCACTCCGATGAGGAGGTGGCCACGACCCCCGCCCTGGCCTCGGCCGCCGCGGGCGGCGGCACGCTCATCCTGGAGCGCTTCGTCACCGCCGCCCGGCACATCGAGACCCAGTGCGCCCGCGACGCCCACGGCGGCTTCGCCGTGGTCTCCACCCGGGACTGCACCCTCCAGCGCCGCAACCAGAAGCTGCTGGAGGAGGCCCCCGCCCCCTTCCTGCCCGAGGGCCTCAACGAGCGCCTCGTCGAGGCCTCGCGGCGCCTCATGGAGACCGTGGACTACGTGGGCGTGGCCACCTGCGAGTTCCTCCTGACCCCCGAGGGCGACCTGTGGTTCCTCGAGGTCAACCCTCGCCTGCAGGTCGAGCACTGCGTCTCGGAGGAGGTCACCGGCACCGACCTGGTCGAGGTCCAGCTGCGCCTGGCCGAGGGCGGCCCCCTGGGCCGCATCGATCCGGTGCGCGGGCACTCCATCGAGATGCGCATCACCTGCGAGGACCCCACCCGCCACCTGGCCCCCTCCACCGGGGTCATCTCCCGCCTGCGCTGGCCCGCCGGTCCCGGTATCCGCATCGAGTCCGGGGTCACCGAGGGCGACGTGGTCACCCCCATGTTCGACCCCATGCTGGCCAAGATCGTCGTCACCGGCGCCACCCGGGACCAGGCCCTGGCACGCGCGCGCCGAGCCCTGGCCGAGACCGTCGTCGAGGGCGTGACCGTCTGCGCCGGCCTGCACGCCCACGTCCTGACCCAGGAGGCCTTCACCCGCAGCGATGAGGCCGGCGCGCTGGCGGTGACCACCCGGTGGATCGAGAACGAGGTCCTGCCCGAGCTCGCCGCCGGGGCCACCGCGGGGCAGGAGGCCCCGGGCGAGCAGGACGGCGAGGAGGCCGCGCTCCCCGAGCCCTCCCCGCGCACCCGCTCCAGCTACATCATCGAGCTCAACGGGCGACGCATGCAGCTGACCCTGCCCGACGGCATCCTGGCCCCCACCCACTACGGGCACGACTTCGTGTCCCGCTCCCGGCGCACCCAGCCCCTGCGGGGTCGCAGCGGCGCGGGCCCCGGTCGCAGCGCGCGCGCCGGTGCCACAGGCACCGGGTCCTCGGGCGGGGATGCCGGCGGCGAGCCCGGCGTCATCGCCGCCCCCATGCAGTCCATCGTCACCCGTATCTGCACCGAGCCCGGAGCCCAGGTCGTCCAGGGCGACCTGCTGGTGGTGCTGGAGTCCATGAAGATGGAGAACTACGTCCACGCCCCCCACGACGGGCGGATCACTGACATCCCCGTCAGCGCCGGACGCACGGTCACCGCCGGCGACGTCCTGGTGCGCATGACCGCCCCCGAGACCACCCAGGAGGCCTGA
- a CDS encoding acyl-CoA carboxylase subunit beta: MADSAATTAFRERMARVDREAEERAAQRQHAKGKRTARERIDALLDESTFLEIGRYNGSGAGSKARPSGVVTGFGQIDGRQVAVYSQDFSVSGGSLGSVEGDKIVRLLDDALRLRIPVIGLIDSGGAKIQEGVGALRQYGRIFNRTCAASGLVPQISVILGPCAGGAVYSPALTDFVIATREASHMFVTGPDVVRAVTGESITAEDLGGAQIHGSVSGVVHYVAEDEADALGHVRTLLAYLPSSSEREAPRYDYDELQAQADAEAAREVGSLVPASTRQAYDVVDVVSAVVDHGELVQVQEDFAANVVVGFACFEGRPVGIVANQPLVDAGTLDVDASEKLARFVRFCDAFGLPVVTFVDVPGYRPGAEQEHAGIIRRGAKVINAYATATVPLVTVVLRKAYGGAYIVMGSKAIGADLNFCWPGAEIAVLGAAGAVGIIHRRDLARVRTEQGEQAAIAEQERLTAQYTEAVINPDKAVAIGEIDAVIAPEDTRTVIVDSLAALSAKNDARPASPKKHDNVPL; the protein is encoded by the coding sequence ATGGCCGACTCCGCCGCCACCACGGCCTTCCGCGAGCGCATGGCCCGGGTGGACCGCGAGGCCGAGGAGCGGGCCGCCCAGCGCCAGCACGCCAAGGGCAAGCGCACCGCCCGCGAGCGCATCGACGCCCTGCTCGATGAGTCCACCTTCCTGGAGATCGGCCGCTACAACGGCTCGGGCGCCGGCAGCAAGGCCCGCCCCTCGGGCGTGGTCACCGGCTTCGGCCAGATCGACGGGCGCCAGGTGGCCGTCTACTCCCAGGACTTCTCCGTCTCCGGCGGCTCCCTGGGCAGTGTCGAGGGCGACAAGATCGTGCGCCTGCTCGACGACGCCCTGCGCCTGCGCATCCCCGTCATCGGCCTTATCGACTCCGGGGGCGCCAAGATCCAGGAGGGCGTGGGGGCGCTGCGCCAGTACGGGCGCATCTTCAACCGCACCTGCGCCGCCTCGGGCCTGGTGCCGCAGATCAGCGTCATCCTGGGGCCCTGCGCGGGCGGCGCCGTCTACAGCCCGGCCCTGACCGACTTCGTCATCGCCACCCGCGAGGCCTCCCACATGTTCGTCACCGGCCCCGACGTCGTGCGGGCGGTCACGGGGGAGAGCATCACCGCCGAGGACCTGGGCGGCGCCCAGATCCACGGCTCGGTCTCCGGCGTCGTGCACTACGTGGCCGAGGACGAGGCCGACGCGCTGGGCCATGTGCGCACCCTGCTGGCCTACCTGCCCTCCTCCTCCGAGCGGGAGGCGCCCAGGTACGACTACGACGAGCTCCAGGCCCAGGCCGACGCCGAGGCCGCCCGCGAGGTGGGGTCCCTGGTGCCCGCCTCGACCCGCCAGGCCTACGACGTCGTCGATGTCGTCTCGGCGGTGGTCGACCACGGCGAGCTGGTCCAGGTCCAGGAGGACTTCGCCGCCAATGTGGTGGTCGGCTTCGCCTGCTTCGAGGGCCGCCCGGTGGGCATCGTGGCCAACCAGCCCCTGGTGGACGCCGGGACCCTGGATGTCGATGCCTCCGAGAAGCTGGCGCGCTTCGTGCGCTTCTGCGACGCCTTCGGGCTGCCGGTGGTCACCTTCGTGGATGTGCCCGGCTACCGCCCCGGGGCCGAGCAGGAGCACGCCGGCATCATCCGGCGCGGCGCCAAGGTCATCAACGCCTACGCCACCGCCACGGTTCCCCTGGTGACCGTGGTCCTGCGCAAGGCCTACGGCGGGGCCTACATCGTCATGGGCTCCAAGGCCATCGGCGCCGACCTCAACTTCTGCTGGCCCGGGGCGGAGATCGCCGTGCTGGGCGCCGCCGGCGCGGTGGGCATCATCCACCGCCGCGACCTGGCCAGGGTCCGCACCGAGCAGGGGGAGCAGGCCGCCATCGCCGAGCAGGAGCGCCTGACCGCCCAGTACACCGAGGCCGTCATCAACCCGGACAAGGCCGTGGCCATCGGCGAGATCGATGCGGTGATCGCCCCCGAGGACACCCGCACCGTCATCGTGGACTCCCTGGCGGCTCTCAGCGCCAAGAACGACGCCCGGCCGGCGTCGCCCAAGAAGCACGACAACGTGCCCCTGTGA